Within Nocardioides rotundus, the genomic segment GCAACGCCCATCGAGAGGACCCCAGCATGAGCAACGTGCACGTCACCGGAGCCGCCCGCGGCATCGGCAGGTCGATCGCCACCCGCCTGGCCCAGGACGGCCACCGCCTCGCGATCTCCGACCTGCCGTCGATGGGCGAGGAGCTGGAGGCCACCCGGGCGTCGCTGCCGGCCGTCGAGGGCGGTGAGCACGTCGCTCTCACCGGCGACGTCTCCGACCCCGACTCGGTGCAGGCGCTGGTGCGGGACACCGCGAAGTCGCTGGGCTCCCTGGACGTGATGGTCGCCAACGCGGGCATCGCCCAGACCAAGGCGCTGCTGGAGGTGTCGCCGAAGGAGTACGACCAGGTGCACGCGGTCAACGGGCGCGGCGTGTTCCTCTGCTACACCGAGGCTGCCCGCCAGATGATCGAGCAGGGCTCGGGCGGCAAGATCATCGGCGCCGCCTCGATCGCCGCGCACAAGGGCTTCCCGCTGCTGGGCGTCTACTGCTCCAGCAAGTTCGCCGTCCGGGCGCTGACCCAGGCCGCCGCGCAGGAGTGGGCCGAGCACGGGATCACCGTCAACGCCTACTGCCCCGGCATCGTGGACACCGCCATGTGGGAGCAGATCGACTCCGACCTCGGCGAGATCAACCACGTCGGCAAGGGCGAGTCGATGGCGGCGATGGCCGCCGGGATCACCCTGGGTCGCGTGTCCACGGGCGAGGACGTCGCGGGCCTGGTCTCCTACCTCGCCGGCCCGGACTCCGACTACGTCACCGGCCAGGCGATCCTCGTGGACGGCGGGATGCTGTTCATCTGAGCGACCGCGCCGACCGGGGGGTCAGGCGCGGGCCAGGATCTCCCCGTTCGGCACCATGAACCAGCCGTCCGGGTCCTCCACCCAGCGGCGCCAGGCGGCGGAGATCGCCTCGAGCTCGGCGCGGTCGGCGAGGCCGGCGTCGAGGATCCGGTCGGTGATCGCCGACTCGAGGATCCGCCGCTCCCACATCCCGCCCCAGTAGTCGCGCTCCGCCGGCGTCCCGAAGCACCAGGCCGTCACCGTGGGCGTCACGTCGGTGAAGCCGGCCTCGTGCGCCCAGGCGAGCAGCCGACGGCCCGCGTCGGGGTCGCCGGTGGTCCGCTGGTGCACCACCCGGATCAGCTCCAGCCACCGGTCCAGCACCGGGTCGGCGGGCCACCAGGCGAAGGTCGCGTGGTCGGCGTCGCGGGCCGCGACCAGGCCGCCGGGCCGGCACACCCGCCGCATCTCCCGCAGCGCCGCCACCGGGTCCGCCACGTGCTGCAGCACCTGGTGGGCGTGCACCACGTCGAAGGTGTCGTCGGCGAACGGCAGCCCGTGGATGTCGCCCACCACGCCCTCGACGCCCTTCAGCCCCTGCCGCTCGATCTCGGCGGTGGTGAGCGCCAGCGCGTCGGGGGTCTGCTCCACCGCGGTCACGTGCGCCACCCGGCGCGCGAGGTCGGCGGTGATGGTCCCGGGTCCGCTGCCGATGTCGAGCAGCCGGGTCTGCGGCGTGAGATGCGGCAGCAGGTAGGCCGCGCTGTTCTCCGCCGTACGCCACCGGTGCGAGGCCAGCACCGCGTCGGCGTGGCCGTGGGTGTAGTCGCTCACGCGGGCACCGTACGGCGCCTCCGGCGGCGGTGTCGCTAGCCTGCTCGTCCCGTGGACCTCTACGACGCGATCAACGCCCGCCGCGACACCCGCGCCGAGTTCACCGGCGAGCCGGTGCCCGAGGACGTGCTGACCCGCGTCCTGTCCGCCGCGCACGCGGCCCCGAGCGTCGGCCTGAGCCAGCCGTGGGACTTCGTGCTGGTGCGCTCCCCAGAGACCCGCCGGGCCTTCCGCGAGCACGTGCTCGCCGAGCGGCAGGTCTTCGCCGACTCCCTGCCACCGGACCGGGCGGCGACCTTCGCCCGGATCAAGGTGGAGGGCATCTGCGAGTCCTCGCTCGGGGTGGTGGTCGGCTACGACCCGACCCGTGGGGGCTCGCACGTCCTCGGGCGGCACGCGATCGCCGACGCCGGGCTCTACTCCGTCGTCTGCGCGATCCAGAACCTGTGGCTCGCCGCGACCAACGAGGGCCTGGGCGTGGGCTGGGTGAGCCTCTACCGCGAGGAGTTCCTCCGCGAGCTGGTCGGGATGCCCGAGCACGTCCGCCCGGTCGCCTGGCTCTGCGTCGGCACGGTCTCCGAGCGGCCGACCGTGCCGGACCTGGAACGCCACGGGTGGCGGCACCGCGCCCCGCTCGCCACTGCCGTCCACGCCGAGCGCTGGCGCGCCTGACACCATTCCGGC encodes:
- a CDS encoding SDR family oxidoreductase, producing the protein MSNVHVTGAARGIGRSIATRLAQDGHRLAISDLPSMGEELEATRASLPAVEGGEHVALTGDVSDPDSVQALVRDTAKSLGSLDVMVANAGIAQTKALLEVSPKEYDQVHAVNGRGVFLCYTEAARQMIEQGSGGKIIGAASIAAHKGFPLLGVYCSSKFAVRALTQAAAQEWAEHGITVNAYCPGIVDTAMWEQIDSDLGEINHVGKGESMAAMAAGITLGRVSTGEDVAGLVSYLAGPDSDYVTGQAILVDGGMLFI
- a CDS encoding methyltransferase domain-containing protein, whose protein sequence is MSDYTHGHADAVLASHRWRTAENSAAYLLPHLTPQTRLLDIGSGPGTITADLARRVAHVTAVEQTPDALALTTAEIERQGLKGVEGVVGDIHGLPFADDTFDVVHAHQVLQHVADPVAALREMRRVCRPGGLVAARDADHATFAWWPADPVLDRWLELIRVVHQRTTGDPDAGRRLLAWAHEAGFTDVTPTVTAWCFGTPAERDYWGGMWERRILESAITDRILDAGLADRAELEAISAAWRRWVEDPDGWFMVPNGEILARA
- the bluB gene encoding 5,6-dimethylbenzimidazole synthase, with protein sequence MDLYDAINARRDTRAEFTGEPVPEDVLTRVLSAAHAAPSVGLSQPWDFVLVRSPETRRAFREHVLAERQVFADSLPPDRAATFARIKVEGICESSLGVVVGYDPTRGGSHVLGRHAIADAGLYSVVCAIQNLWLAATNEGLGVGWVSLYREEFLRELVGMPEHVRPVAWLCVGTVSERPTVPDLERHGWRHRAPLATAVHAERWRA